In one window of Hevea brasiliensis isolate MT/VB/25A 57/8 chromosome 10, ASM3005281v1, whole genome shotgun sequence DNA:
- the LOC110654628 gene encoding pentatricopeptide repeat-containing protein At5g67570, chloroplastic isoform X1: MEASTAPSSSPSAPQFQPNIDAIKRRLLRKGVYPTPKITRALRKKEIQKHNRKLTKMAQTQQPPPLTTPQKQALAEESHFQTLKREYRCFTKAIKTETRSGSSGLLVGRPWEGIERARLREFASGNKEFNGPKLKTENLRELKEIFEDGLTWVLDNDIEIEDDGWLRSENKREFDPFKRRRNDREAIRFLVNRLSSREVTLRDWKLARIMKQSGLRFSEGQLLKIVEELGEKGKWEQAMVIVKWVYNDKDRRDCKSRFVYTKLLSVLRKERRPQEALRIFNLMREDYNIYPDMAAYHIIAVTLGQASLLKELVKIIECLRQKPCKRINHMHLKNWDPILEPDLVIYNAVLNACVPSQQWKGVSWVFEQLRKSGLKPNGATYGLAMEVMLHSGKYNLVHELFRKMNRSGEAPKALTYKVLVRAFWEEGKVNEAVEVVRDMEQRGVVGTASVYYELSCCLCNNGRWQDAIPEVEKMKKLCYKKPLEVTFTGMIMSSLDGGHVNDCISIFEYMKTQCVPNIGTINIMLKVYGRNDLFSEAKELFEKIKRASGSATSSVPDEYTYSSMLEATASALQWDYFEVVYKDMVFSGHQLDQCKHASLLVKASRAGKGHILEHAFDSALEAGDIPHRSLFTEMVYEATTQQNYERALILINTIAHAPFQISERQWTALFQKNDDKITKDILEKLLHVLGNSDVASEPTVANLSRSLCSLCECGTSAYLLRSIASDIEDADGLGLDIDSKEMISDERREIPISCANTVNGTPEMQEDEIVDKTDGAYGKFSVNHYSTGREGGEDRYEISSSQNCSSIDQDGISNYTSMEAFVNDVASGSSTDHLDGPFQDFDQMEYEIPINQIDDSHASNLPSANEILDAWKESRKGGIFFPFQLGHKNGPISLQKM, encoded by the exons ATGGAAGCTTCAACGGCTCCCTCCTCTTCTCCTTCAGCTCCCCAGTTTCAACCAAACATCGATGCCATCAAACGTAGGCTTCTCAGGAAAGGCGTATATCCAACTCCCAAAATCACCCGCGCTCTGCGCAAGAAAGAAATTCAAAAACACAACCGCAAACTCACCAAAATGGCACAAACCCAGCAACCCCCACCCCTCACCACCCCCCAAAAGCAAGCCCTCGCCGAGGAATCCCATTTCCAAACCTTGAAACGGGAATACAGATGCTTCACTAAGGCAATAAAAACAGAGACTCGGTCTGGCAGTAGCGGTTTGTTGGTGGGGAGGCCATGGGAGGGTATAGAGAGAGCGAGACTGAGAGAGTTTGCGAGTGGAAACAAGGAGTTCAATGGACCGAAGTTAAAGACGGAGAATTTGAGAGAATTGAAGGAAATATTTGAGGATGGTTTGACATGGGTTTTGGATAATGATATTGAAATTGAAGATGATGGTTGGCTGAGGAGCGAAAATAAACGGGAATTTGATCCATTCAAGAGAAGACGCAATGATAGGGAGGCAATTCGGTTTCTTGTTAATAG ATTAAGTAGCAGAGAGGTGACTCTGAGAGACTGGAAGTTAGCAAGGATAATGAAGCAGTCCGGGCTGCGGTTTAGTGAAGGGCAGTTGCTGAAGATTGTGGAGGAGCTTGGAGAAAAGGGAAAATGGGAACAAGCTATGGTTATCGTGAAATGGGTGTATAATGATAAGGATCGTAGAGATTGTAAGAGCAG GTTTGTTTACACAAAACTCTTGTCAGTGCTCAGGAAGGAAAGAAGGCCCCAAGAAGCACTTCGCATTTTTAATTTGATGCGT GAAGACTACAATATATATCCTGACATGGCCGCATATCATATCATTGCTGTTACACTTGGTCAAGCTAGCCTTCTCAAAGAGCTGGTTAAAATTATTGAATGTCTGAGGCAGAAACCTTGTAAAAGAATTAATCATATGCACCTCAAGAACTGGGACCCAATCCTTGAACCAGATTTAGTTATTTATAATGCT GTACTGAATGCCTGTGTTCCGTCCCAGCAGTGGAAGGGGGTGTCATGGGTGtttgagcagttgaggaagagtgGTCTTAAGCCCAATGGAGCTACATATGGATTAGCTATGGAG GTAATGTTGCATTCTGGCAAGTACAACCTTGTCCATGAGTTATTTAGGAAAATGAACCGAAGTGGAGAAGCTCCGAAAGCACTTACATATAAAG TTCTTGTCAGAGCTTTTTGGGAGGAAGGTAAAGTCAATGAAGCAGTGGAAGTAGTGAGAGATATGGAACAAAGAGGAGTGGTTGGAACAGCCAGCGTATATTATGAATTATCTTGCTGCCTTTGCAACAATGGGAGGTGGCAAGATGCTATTCCGGAG GTTGAGAAGATGAAAAAACTTTGTTATAAGAAACCTTTGGAGGTTACATTCACTGGCATGATAATGTCTTCCCTAGATGGTGGACATGTCAATGATTGCATTTCTATCTTTGAATACATGAAAACACAATGTGTCCCTAACATAGGGACCATAAATATTATGTTGAAAGTCTATGGCCGGAATGATTTGTTCTCGGAAGCCAAGGAGTTATTTGAGAAAATTAAGAGAGCCAGTGGCAGTGCTACTTCCTCTGTACCCGATGAGTACACATATAGCTCAATGCTCGAGGCAACTGCTAGTGCACTTCAGTGGGATTACTTTGAAGTTGTGTACAAGGACATGGTCTTCTCTGGGCATCAACTAGATCAATGCAAGCATGCATCACTACTTGTGAAAGCATCTAGAGCTGGAAAG GGTCATATTCTGGAGCATGCATTTGATTCAGCTTTGGAAGCTGGAGACATTCCTCATCGTTCCCTATTCACTGAAATGGTGTATGAAGCCACAACTCAACAGAATTATGAGAGAGCTCTCATCCTGATAAACACTATAGCTCATGCCCCATTTCAAATCAGTGAAAGGCAGTGGACAGCTCTTTTTCAAAAGAATGATGATAAAATCACTAAGGATATTTTAGAGAAGCTGCTCCATGTACTTGGTAATTCTGATGTGGCATCAGAGCCTACAGTAGCAAACTTGTCAAGATCACTGTGTTCTCTATGTGAATGTGGCACATCAGCATACTTATTAAGATCCATTGCTTCGGACATTGAAGACGCGGATGGTTTAGGTTTGGATATTGACAGTAAGGAAATGATCAGTGACGAGAGAAGGGAGATCCCAATTTCTTGTGCAAATACAGTAAATGGAACTCCAGAGATGCAAGAGGATGAGATTGTTGATAAAACTGATGGTGCATATGGCAAGTTCAGTGTTAATCACTACAGTACTGGCAGAGAGGGTGGTGAGGATAGATATGAGATCTCTAGCTCACAAAACTGCTCCAGTATTGACCAAGATGGAATATCCAACTATACAAGCATGGAGGCTTTTGTTAATGATGTGGCATCTGGTTCATCTACTGATCATTTAGATGGACCTTTCCAAGATTTTGATCAGATGGAATATGAAATACCCATAAATCAAATTGATGATTCTCATGCATCTAATTTGCCATCAGCAAATGAAATACTGGATGCCTGGAAGGAAAGCAGGAAAGGTGGGATATTCTTCCCCTTCCAACTTGGGCATAAGAATGGCCCAATTTCTTTGCAAAAAATGTAA
- the LOC110654628 gene encoding pentatricopeptide repeat-containing protein At5g67570, chloroplastic isoform X2 — MEASTAPSSSPSAPQFQPNIDAIKRRLLRKGVYPTPKITRALRKKEIQKHNRKLTKMAQTQQPPPLTTPQKQALAEESHFQTLKREYRCFTKAIKTETRSGSSGLLVGRPWEGIERARLREFASGNKEFNGPKLKTENLRELKEIFEDGLTWVLDNDIEIEDDGWLRSENKREFDPFKRRRNDREAIRFLVNRLSSREVTLRDWKLARIMKQSGLRFSEGQLLKIVEELGEKGKWEQAMVIVKWVYNDKDRRDCKSRFVYTKLLSVLRKERRPQEALRIFNLMREDYNIYPDMAAYHIIAVTLGQASLLKELVKIIECLRQKPCKRINHMHLKNWDPILEPDLVIYNAVLNACVPSQQWKGVSWVFEQLRKSGLKPNGATYGLAMEVMLHSGKYNLVHELFRKMNRSGEAPKALTYKVLVRAFWEEGKVNEAVEVVRDMEQRGVVGTASVYYELSCCLCNNGRWQDAIPEGHILEHAFDSALEAGDIPHRSLFTEMVYEATTQQNYERALILINTIAHAPFQISERQWTALFQKNDDKITKDILEKLLHVLGNSDVASEPTVANLSRSLCSLCECGTSAYLLRSIASDIEDADGLGLDIDSKEMISDERREIPISCANTVNGTPEMQEDEIVDKTDGAYGKFSVNHYSTGREGGEDRYEISSSQNCSSIDQDGISNYTSMEAFVNDVASGSSTDHLDGPFQDFDQMEYEIPINQIDDSHASNLPSANEILDAWKESRKGGIFFPFQLGHKNGPISLQKM, encoded by the exons ATGGAAGCTTCAACGGCTCCCTCCTCTTCTCCTTCAGCTCCCCAGTTTCAACCAAACATCGATGCCATCAAACGTAGGCTTCTCAGGAAAGGCGTATATCCAACTCCCAAAATCACCCGCGCTCTGCGCAAGAAAGAAATTCAAAAACACAACCGCAAACTCACCAAAATGGCACAAACCCAGCAACCCCCACCCCTCACCACCCCCCAAAAGCAAGCCCTCGCCGAGGAATCCCATTTCCAAACCTTGAAACGGGAATACAGATGCTTCACTAAGGCAATAAAAACAGAGACTCGGTCTGGCAGTAGCGGTTTGTTGGTGGGGAGGCCATGGGAGGGTATAGAGAGAGCGAGACTGAGAGAGTTTGCGAGTGGAAACAAGGAGTTCAATGGACCGAAGTTAAAGACGGAGAATTTGAGAGAATTGAAGGAAATATTTGAGGATGGTTTGACATGGGTTTTGGATAATGATATTGAAATTGAAGATGATGGTTGGCTGAGGAGCGAAAATAAACGGGAATTTGATCCATTCAAGAGAAGACGCAATGATAGGGAGGCAATTCGGTTTCTTGTTAATAG ATTAAGTAGCAGAGAGGTGACTCTGAGAGACTGGAAGTTAGCAAGGATAATGAAGCAGTCCGGGCTGCGGTTTAGTGAAGGGCAGTTGCTGAAGATTGTGGAGGAGCTTGGAGAAAAGGGAAAATGGGAACAAGCTATGGTTATCGTGAAATGGGTGTATAATGATAAGGATCGTAGAGATTGTAAGAGCAG GTTTGTTTACACAAAACTCTTGTCAGTGCTCAGGAAGGAAAGAAGGCCCCAAGAAGCACTTCGCATTTTTAATTTGATGCGT GAAGACTACAATATATATCCTGACATGGCCGCATATCATATCATTGCTGTTACACTTGGTCAAGCTAGCCTTCTCAAAGAGCTGGTTAAAATTATTGAATGTCTGAGGCAGAAACCTTGTAAAAGAATTAATCATATGCACCTCAAGAACTGGGACCCAATCCTTGAACCAGATTTAGTTATTTATAATGCT GTACTGAATGCCTGTGTTCCGTCCCAGCAGTGGAAGGGGGTGTCATGGGTGtttgagcagttgaggaagagtgGTCTTAAGCCCAATGGAGCTACATATGGATTAGCTATGGAG GTAATGTTGCATTCTGGCAAGTACAACCTTGTCCATGAGTTATTTAGGAAAATGAACCGAAGTGGAGAAGCTCCGAAAGCACTTACATATAAAG TTCTTGTCAGAGCTTTTTGGGAGGAAGGTAAAGTCAATGAAGCAGTGGAAGTAGTGAGAGATATGGAACAAAGAGGAGTGGTTGGAACAGCCAGCGTATATTATGAATTATCTTGCTGCCTTTGCAACAATGGGAGGTGGCAAGATGCTATTCCGGAG GGTCATATTCTGGAGCATGCATTTGATTCAGCTTTGGAAGCTGGAGACATTCCTCATCGTTCCCTATTCACTGAAATGGTGTATGAAGCCACAACTCAACAGAATTATGAGAGAGCTCTCATCCTGATAAACACTATAGCTCATGCCCCATTTCAAATCAGTGAAAGGCAGTGGACAGCTCTTTTTCAAAAGAATGATGATAAAATCACTAAGGATATTTTAGAGAAGCTGCTCCATGTACTTGGTAATTCTGATGTGGCATCAGAGCCTACAGTAGCAAACTTGTCAAGATCACTGTGTTCTCTATGTGAATGTGGCACATCAGCATACTTATTAAGATCCATTGCTTCGGACATTGAAGACGCGGATGGTTTAGGTTTGGATATTGACAGTAAGGAAATGATCAGTGACGAGAGAAGGGAGATCCCAATTTCTTGTGCAAATACAGTAAATGGAACTCCAGAGATGCAAGAGGATGAGATTGTTGATAAAACTGATGGTGCATATGGCAAGTTCAGTGTTAATCACTACAGTACTGGCAGAGAGGGTGGTGAGGATAGATATGAGATCTCTAGCTCACAAAACTGCTCCAGTATTGACCAAGATGGAATATCCAACTATACAAGCATGGAGGCTTTTGTTAATGATGTGGCATCTGGTTCATCTACTGATCATTTAGATGGACCTTTCCAAGATTTTGATCAGATGGAATATGAAATACCCATAAATCAAATTGATGATTCTCATGCATCTAATTTGCCATCAGCAAATGAAATACTGGATGCCTGGAAGGAAAGCAGGAAAGGTGGGATATTCTTCCCCTTCCAACTTGGGCATAAGAATGGCCCAATTTCTTTGCAAAAAATGTAA